The DNA segment aatttatatacgAACATGTAAACTTGAATCATTTAAACCAGATGCTTACAATATGCAAGTCAATTCAGACTCCAATTTCTCTAAACATTTGAAGtctcttaaagggactatacaccatattggcaccaaaatatgtttttttctgtaacgaatctcaggacagttatttactctttgatatcagaattgtaaaaaaaataccaaaatgtaaaaaaaaatcgggtcggagaccgggttcgaaccggatttgccaaaattgcaggccagtgttgtatccactgtgctacgaaggcttactctaaacggttggaatatttaagctatatacctaacttggtaatatcacgtgataacattgactagccaatcacgcaaaaggaattaattctactagctagacatacctagtaatctttttttaatggaaaaatacaaaaaactgctaaaagtaaataaattgtaaactatgtggtacttcagtttatagtaagtttcaatgcattgtacacatcgataccaagtttatgtcagaaatcgacaattttcttctctttttttcgctttttcatcatacggagAGCAGCCCCTTTAAGGATCAAGTttagcttatttcattaaatgacTTATTACATCAATTACACCACtcatgaaatatatcttttggGGCTGACTCAGTGAAATATAACGATCATACacggaaacaaacaattatcctctatttcTTACTCTTTTGGGAAGAGTTTGATGTGAATATCTCCCATGCTTGTGTGTATTATACAGCTTTCTGCCACTCGAGTGTACGCTGTGTCCTGGAAAAGAAAAAAGGATGAATTTTAACACTTTTAGAATGCCAGTCAAACAGAAATACTACAAATATGATGAATCTTGTCAACTGTTGTTCATTTTGGAAAAAGatatttacaagaaataaaagaaatattttacctGTGTAGCTGAAATCAGTTCTTCTTTAGAAGGTTTTTCATTAAAGATATCTCTGTCTGAGTCGCCACTAGAATAAAACAAGAGTTGCATCATAAACCtaacaaatgcataaatacCATCCATTTTACAATTAAACCTTGAGGTTTCTTAAAAAATCCTCAGACAGTTGTCGTGAACAAGCTAACCTACCTCCTGGGCATGCAGGATTACACctatatctttttaaacaacttcATGAATGAAAGTTCAAGTTTGATATACAGCCAAACTCTGTTGACTTGAACTCGTTTTGCTCaaattccttgttggctcaaactgaATATAAAGGGCCGAAATCTATAAACTGAGTGTAAGCCTTCCTGCTTGGCCCGAATTTACAGAGGCTTGAGGTAATTTCGCTGGTCTCTGCAAGTTCAAGCCAATGGGTTTCAACTTTAGTTCAATTAATGTTTGTCAGATATATGAAAACGTTTAATAATTAAGGATGATGACACGATAATTATCAAGTTGATGACAATACCTcagcttttttttttacaaaaaaatattaacaactaGCCTACCCTGCTTTTTCAAACGGTTCCCGCCTTGTGAACAGATAAAATCGATTTTTCTTGTACGCTGCACCAAACAAGATTGGATCGAGCACTTGCGTCTGAAGGAGAGGATTATCTGAGGCTGCTGTCTCAGCGTCGGGGGCAGCTTTTGCCTTCTTCCCCGATCCCTGGAACAAGGCAATGTTAAGGAATCTAGGATTCTCCGGTTTACCAAGAATCTTCATGCACCTGTTGGTGTGTAAATTTACCACTGAAACAGAGgatacatgaataaaaaaaatattaaagttatccaattataatatattaaaaggaGTAAAGCATACTTTTGTAAGATAATCAATTACAAAAAGGCTGTTCTCTTTGATTATGATAAATACCCAATTTCTCGAAGCTTCTTAAGTCACTTTAAACATGATTAAGCTCAGCccacttattttgtttttccattATTCACGTCATATTTCTTTCTTCAAGAGAATTTACGGTATATTTGaaataggaattatctttatgataatcaaaatTAACTCTTTTTCAATTATCCATCACAATCAAATTTCAGTATTTCTTGAATAGatgaaataagcaacttaagcctATTTAGCttaaaaggtttcaaaaatTAGGGCCAGACTCCTAACATTTTAGCAGGTAGTCCAGCAGACCGTTACATTAAAACTGTCAGTGTAAACACTGAATTATACAGATAATACAAACACAGCAGCACCCACCTTTGACCCCCAACATGGTGCCATACAGCAAAAAGTAACCAGTGGAATCAAACACTGAAATACAATACACATCAATTTAGTTCCTGTATAAGATACAGTATTTATTCGATTGCAGAGACAGCAAAAAGCTGACATGAATAATGCTCGAGTCCATAGAAACAGTTAATTTTATTTATCTCAAGAGGTCATTAGAAAATTCTTGCGGTGGGAGCAGTTTACACAGATTAAAAGAGATATTTTCTTATATCTGAGAATGAACAAGACCTTGTACAAACCTCCCAATAACCTTGCATCTTCTGATATTAATAACTTAAACATGGATTATTAAAAGATGTAAAGacttgtatgtttttaattacGAACAACAAGATAAGTACACACAAACATTTCCTAGCCTGCATTTTCtaaatttaatacttaaaagATAGATCAAGACATaaagacatgtatatatctttcAACTATAAACAAGAAGATAAGTACTCACAAATATTTCCAAGCCTGTAGGCCTCTGGGTTATTGTCGAGCTCTTTTTCCATGGCCAGACGGCGACCAAACTCCATGTTCGGTAACTGCTGCTTCATCTGTAGAACATAGTTCAGTTACAGAATTGTTATCATCTCTGTACAATAAAACactataagaaaaatattttattttgtgcagTGGTCAAATCTTGTTACTTTATTAATAAGATATTTTCTATGTTAGCAGTGTTTTTTTTCCCCAAGAAATGCACTTAAACAGATGCACTTACTGCACTTTAGACAAAGTTTTATACTAAAGTTCAAGCTTATGCATAAAAGTTTTGGCCATGCAACATTAATTCAATGTTTAATATCATCTGATTGGTAGGTTTCGGGtgttcacccccccccccccccccaaaaaaaacaaaaaaaaccaacACAATAACAACTGtttggtcaaaaataaatatatagcaaAGAAAACTGAATTAATAAACTTGAGAAGTAGGTTATAAATTATTCCACCTTTTCCTTTGATAAATAAGGAACCCGTCATTTTTTAGTCTAGTCTTTAAGATTAACATTGTCGGAAAGCCTAGGATTAGATTGGTATGACCTTACCTGTTGTAGATCTATGATGTTCTGTAGAGTCTCATCCAGCACCTTGATTAGTTTACCTGTCCGCACTTTGAAGATCCGTACCTGAAAAATTCATATGATCAAAGAGTCACCATTATTTGTATAAGAGATCAACCTTAAATGTCTTGCAATAGATTCAATTCAAAGCTTTGAATATGATGGATCCCCGTGGATTTTCCACGCTCAAGGGGGTATATAGTATAGATTAATGCTTTTTACACTTAATACCATGTATCCAGTTTTGATAATACCCTAACgaatttaacaattttagaaACCGTATTCcatataaattttctttttaatacaaTGAAGACTATATTTTCTCACCTTCCTGTCTGTAGCGAGGGTAGCTAGCTTTTTACCATCAGGGGAGAAACACAGGTCTGTAGGGTAGCACTTGCACTGAAAAAACATGGTAtctttttatacttatttattttttgtcttgattgtgacgaaagctgatggcttatagaatcactctatAATTCTTCTATTGTTTGAGACCAGTCCAATTCTCCTTTTGAGTGATACCAATCCTATTCTCCTTTTGTTTCATACCAGTCTAATTCTCTTAATGTTTCATACCAGTCTAATTCTCCTAATGTTTCATACCAGTCTAATTCTCCTAATGTTTGATACCGGTCTAATTCTCCTAATGTTTGATACCAGTCTAATTCTCCTAATGTTTGATACCAGTCTAATTTTCCTAATGTTTGATACCAGTCTAATTTTCCTAATGTTTGATACCAGTCTAATTTTCCTAATGTTTGATACCAGTCTAATTCTCCTAATGTTTGATACCAGTCTAATTTTCCTAATGTTTGATACCAGTCTAATTTTCCTAATGTTTGATACCAGTGTTATTCTCCTTATGTTTCATACGAGTCGAATTCTCTAATATTTGGTATCAGTCTAATTCTCCTAATGTTAAATACCAGCCTAATTCTCCTAATGCTTGATACCAGTCTAAGTATGACTCGATACATTTTGGAAACTAGTACTAAAGAATCTGTTAACTTACCTTCATAAATTCAAACAGATCTGTATCAGTCTTGTACTGGAATTCAAGACCCTTAGGAAACTTGTAATCCCCCTTGGGTCCTGACCACACCTCCACCATTCCACCCAGATCACCTGACATGACCAGGTCACACACGGGGTTGTACTAGTGGGGAAAGAAAGGCTGATTAAATGACAGGGTAAATCTATTATGATCACTGAATACAGAAAAGAAAAATCCATTTAATTCGTGAGCATAGTGTGATCGATATCTTAATGATAATGTAAATGACCTTCAAATAAAGTAAGTTTCTCATACATTGTTTAGTGAAGTTCTGAATACACAATGTGACGGTGTGGCCAATATTAACAGACCTTTCAAAACTAAATACATTAATGATAAAGTAATAGTAAActcatacataaaataaatactaaacCATCTAACCTTTATAACAGTGACAGGTTTGTAATGCAGTTTCTCTATTGTGTGTATGGGCGTACTTTCCCCTCGTCCATCATATATATAGATGGTTGGTGACTCCTTCTCTGTGCTAAAATTCAGAAGATGTTCAAGGTAAAACCTCTTACTTCTTCCAATAATGTAAACGTAAGTACTTTATCTTCAGGATTCTTTGAGACTTTAGGAACAGTCATGCAATTGGCCGCAATCTTGCAAATCCAGTATTGAAATTAACTAGTTTATCATTGACATTTTCACCTTGTCGTTCATACAAAAAGAATCAACACTAAATTGACTaaagaaatgtacatgtagacAGTAAACACTAAACCGTGAAACTGGACTGTTTTCTTACTATTCTCTTGTTATAGCAGTGGTATTTTCACCCATTTTCTTGGTGTCTTTCACTAAAGCACCCTTCATGTAAGAGTTCATTGGTTCAAGCCCAACCTACTCTTTTGGTCTCTCAAAATGAAAGTAGCACAGTTATTTATTACCAAAAAAAGGACTCAAGCATTACTTgattaaatacaattaacagCTATAAATTTGCTTAAATGGAAATCAAACCCCAAGTTGTACTCACATGGCGAGGGCAGGTATGGCGTCCCCAGAGTTGTAGAGCCAGCTGCAACATCCAGGACTGAACCCAAGCTTGTACATGTTGATCATGTCTGTAAAACACGCAAAAAGTTGTTACTGTAGACAAGATAAGGTACATTGAAGATACGATTAACTCTTGAGTTGTGAGATTCAATTAGCATTACCGGTAGTGTAGAtttcttaacaaacaaaatacaccCATCCTTTTTCTATGGTACCAAGTTCAGTAGTAAGTGGTTGATATAAAGTCAAATTTAAAAGGcgaaaactgtaaatattttttttaccaattcaAAGGTCACAATTCTAGAATGACTAAGGCaacaaaagttattgatcagacaagacTGATTCAAGgtaaattatacaattaaagggcaataaacCTCAAATGATTTGTCAGAGTGATAAGGCTGGTAATCGATCCTATTCAAGATATTACTCCCATTCACAGTCAAACTCACCGAAATTGACAATATCAAACACTTTGGAGGTTTTGTCATCTGATATGGTACAAGCTAGTTCCCCGTTGTTGCTGATCTTCATATCCTCAACACTGCCTGAAATACAACTGACAGGACTCAGAGCCACtctgatataaaatataataattttaactaTGAAACCAATGAAGAGATTAACTACCGGTAGTCACATGACAATCCTGGACAAAAAATGAACTTGgaatcattatattattttagtatATGATGTAAGTAATCATCAAGGGTGGTTGTAATCAGATTTAAGTGTCATATCAGGCATATGTCAGAAGAAAATTAAAGCAAACTCAAAAAGAAATTTAGcattttcatgaataaatttattaaaaaataagacTAAAAAGCGCTGtggttttttttactttcttaCCCTTTATTTCcgtaatgtaaaacaaaaacaaagaggAGAGAGGTAAAAATATAAGCTCTAagctatctcctcaatcctAAGTTATCATGTATGTAATTAATGTCTGCTTAATTTACTTATATaccataaatattgtttaaactaaaacaaaaagaatTGACCATCGGTGGGGCTAAACAACTTTAGCAGGTATATTTGTGAGACAGTAGTGAAACATCAAACACACTGTTTAATTTTTTGGACCAAGAAGTTTTTCTGCTTGTTGTTGAAATGATGGATGTACCTAGATGACATctaaaatgtttgacaaactCAATGCCAGCTTCTTCTGTCTTCCTCCAGAACTTGAGGTGGCCATCACAGCTTGCCGTGAGTACAAAATCCGTCCTACAATGTTGATTTGATACTTgatagaaataaataatgaaaacattatgCATGAATGTAGAGGACAGAATACTTGTCAGTAAaaagacattattttcaaaGGACAACAAAATTAGACTATGTTATTGACATCATAATTCAGTTCAGAAGaagcattatatataataaagtgtTGGGAATCAGACAAACTATCAGTTATTGGAGTTAATGGAGTTAGAATACCGATCAATGATTAACACTACCAAATTGCCTTCATTATGCTATAACTGCAAGTTTCTTAtgcattttcaaacattccctTTTCCAACTCTATTCATTCATATATATCCTTGATAATCAGCATTTATTACCATTTAATGTGTCTGAAAGGGAGGATCAAATTTAGTGAGAACATggtgaatgttttaaaatgattttcttcACTTCGCTTGACTTACTTTGTTACAGCCACAAACTTTATAACATCTCTGTGCATGTAACTCCTCTCATAAGCTTCTGAACTTGGTAAATTTTTCATGTAAAGACTTTCAAATTCAAGCACtgtaaatagaaaaacagaagTGAATTAGCATCTCATAAAAACAGCAAgatacatacatgacattttaagaacatttatgaatgaatatttaacACTAACTTTTATAATGAGAACAGATCTCAGACATTTTATGCCCGCAACATGCGGACATTTCCTGAGAACCACTGACAGTACAGACACCGCTGTTTTGTGCCTCCAGTTGATAAAGCATCTCCATAATATTATACAGATCAGGAATGAGTGATTTTTATCTGGATCGCAAGAGACCCGGGACCAGAGACACAGAACAAAAATAACgatgaagtattttttattttattttttaacattaatgaCTAATACATTATGTTGAAGATAATAAATAGGGTAAAACAGGTTAACAGAAACACTGGTGTTTTTTTTGCCTGACAATTAAACCAAATCACCATTGTCTGtgccacggacctataaaccatggattggcaactgccccatatcggtgaaacgataagaaataataatttacccacaatccttagcGCGCCTCagcaaatatcggaaaatattcCGTCGAATCTCCGATTAACGGCGATCTTCAGTTATCTCCGCCAACTCTGCTAATAATGCCTTGTTCgttatagatttaattataattaataactatgattttaatcagattcaaTTGGACTATTATCAACTTAAATGAAAGTACCgcacatttaagtcaattttaattaatgttttcctacatgtatatatttggcCGATGACGAAGGTCTCGAAAATGACCACACGGTTAGATCTCAGAATGAAATCCCGCTGCACGCGTGAGTTTGAGATTATCGCATTAACACAGATtagagttgccaatccatggtttataggtccatgtcTGTAATGTTCCAATCATCTTACAattttggattattttttttatatttcttttaataaaactgttcatttatattttgaggGTATGGGCATAGGGTGGCTCCTGTCAAAGTAACTGTGGCCTGTGCTCAAATCATCAACAACACTAGAGCGGTGCTCAAACttctagtccacctaaatggccgtcaacgagtcttttgacgattttttttaatatggcagactcgtgacgtccaccatcccagcaaaaagtagcaagtggtccttgcgcagagaatccttgcggccacaattttgaaattatctctgttataaattcaaatttctacgaaaaatTATTGCCTACTAATAAACACgtattaagttatgtcagtatgcccaaaaaacatgttaagttatcataaaacacttacaagtgtcgattgtttatcaagtatcccgatatcggtaaatctgggacaaatctgagtggttgtgtacatgtataacggtattcgtgacccataatatattaatgtgaaagtaacaactctaatgacatattaaatccagttcagatcactgtcggataaaaattgaacaactttgtcatttttattcaacatcaatgcattttattactttgtcatttttattcaacatcaatgcattttattacagtatatcatttggcccgttgttaaatggtagagagttgtagcgttacagggatacataagaaatgtcaaaataataaaaaaaatatccctgatcgctcattattgtagctactcAAACTTCATGATTCATAAAGGGCTGCTACAAATACTCATACACACACTTTTTAGCAGAATCAAAGCTTGTCCATCAAGAAATACATTCAGTACATGTCTGAGTCCTTTTTATTCTAAATACTcgaaaaaacttaaaatattcttACACGAtcgcgaaaatgtatgacatttgTCAAGTTTGGGTTCTCATCTAGGCATTTGAAAATCCTTACAGTGGATCTTTACATTATATACCTTTGCGTTTCTTTTGAGATACTTCCTCGCTGGGCATCGGACCGATGTAGTCATCATCTTCATCCTCTTCAAGGTTTCGTTTTGCACTCATGTTTTACGGTCGGCAGACgctttgaaaacaaaacgtttatttGACCAAGATGAGGAGCGGTTAAAAAGATGTCACCAAAATAAGGTTTTACCATTTTCGGTTACCTTGTAAATTAGAGGGTACAATATGACTAAGGTACGAAGTTACCAGATCCCATATACTTAAATGGAAGGTTTGGAGCAATATAGTTATTTCGCAAAGATATGcccattcaaaaataatatattcaactgatatttgatattttttcaaagagagtatatttttgaatatactTGTATTTTTGAACACTTGAGATTCTTATAATTTTAGCAATATCATCTGGTATGAAAAAATAATCCTACTTTCAGTTCTCATCAATTGCAATGTTAGTGTAAATGTTCAAAAACCTTTCCCTTACTGTTTCATATTTTCAACTTAACATCTTTTGAACCATGTCGATTCTACAAACCGCATGAACCTCtcttttaatgttaatatcataAATGAGTTCATTTAAACTTCTTCTCACCAGCATACAATATATATAGCACTTGGCTCTCATCTCAAAAAATTCAACGAAAAGACATCGGCCACTATCTATGAATTTGCCTAATTTTCAATGTTAATTTTTGAGCAATTaagagaatatatatataacagatatatatatatatatgtatatatacagatatacatatatttatatgtgtaatttttgttaaagttacCTTTATTCATGCCCGTGCTACGACTTTGTACAACctttaatttgaattaaataaagcaCGCTATCGCATattgcatacacatgtaaaGGGATATACATGTAAAAGTTTAGCAAGTTAGTATAAACCACCCTGTCATTTCTATGTTTAAGTGAATACAAATAAACAGCAGGTACATAACACTGGAcccatttattattatttcaatttaaataataataaaaaagcaattaatCAACCTTatttatgaacagaacagaacagacattttattataattatatcatgtCGACGTGTATATATACAACGTGTAatggtaaatgttaaattttatttgatgttataaTTAGTCATACGGAGGTTTTCACATACTTATAAAACAACATACTAATTGCAACAATAATTAGATGCTGaactaaacatttatctttcaccatttaataaaatagttcTATTAACAagaacttttttatataaactgctatttttattaagtcattcttgtcatttaatttcaataattgtagAAATTTGTACACCGAATGGTGCATGTAGTTAATACGTTTTAGATAGCTCTTTCTATCA comes from the Mya arenaria isolate MELC-2E11 chromosome 13, ASM2691426v1 genome and includes:
- the LOC128213023 gene encoding peptidylprolyl isomerase domain and WD repeat-containing protein 1-like, producing MSAKRNLEEDEDDDYIGPMPSEEVSQKKRKVLEFESLYMKNLPSSEAYERSYMHRDVIKFVAVTKTDFVLTASCDGHLKFWRKTEEAGIEFVKHFRCHLGSVEDMKISNNGELACTISDDKTSKVFDIVNFDMINMYKLGFSPGCCSWLYNSGDAIPALAITEKESPTIYIYDGRGESTPIHTIEKLHYKPVTVIKYNPVCDLVMSGDLGGMVEVWSGPKGDYKFPKGLEFQYKTDTDLFEFMKCKCYPTDLCFSPDGKKLATLATDRKVRIFKVRTGKLIKVLDETLQNIIDLQQMKQQLPNMEFGRRLAMEKELDNNPEAYRLGNILFDSTGYFLLYGTMLGVKVVNLHTNRCMKILGKPENPRFLNIALFQGSGKKAKAAPDAETAASDNPLLQTQVLDPILFGAAYKKNRFYLFTRREPFEKAGGDSDRDIFNEKPSKEELISATQDTAYTRVAESCIIHTSMGDIHIKLFPKECPKTVENFCVHSRDGYYNGHIVHRVIKGFMIQMGDPLGNGTGGESIWGGEFEDEFHQSLRHDRPYTVSMANAGPNTNGSQFFITVVPTPWLDNKHTVFGRVIRGMENVQAIANVKINPKTDKPHDDVKIINITVK